The Allocoprobacillus halotolerans nucleotide sequence TTAGACATGACTTCATCTCTATATAGTTCCTATTTATCTGTCAGTCAGATTGAAACTTACAATAAATGTCCTTTCTTATATTTTATACAATATGGATTAGGTATTTTTCCACCACAGGAACAAAAGCTCATGCCTAATGAATTAGGATCACTTGTTCATTATGTTTTATCTATGACCATCGATCAAGAGCATGATATTTCTAAACTTGTTCATCACTATATTCAAAACAATGAAATCTTACAACAAAAAATCAATCAACAGCCATTGAATCAATTCTTTATTGAACAGTTAACAGATGATTTACATATCACTTTAAAAGTTGTGAAACATTTTTTAGAGACTGGAAATTTTGAAGTCTTATATAAAGAAAAGAAAGTCCAGGATCAAATTCACGATATAGATTTTAAAGGTTTTGTCGATCGTATTGATAGTTATGATCATTATGTATCCATCATTGATTATAAATCAAGTGCTAAAAACATTGATCTCAATCTCGCAATGCAGGGATTCCAAATTCAAATGCTTGTTTATCTTGATATGGTCACAAAAATGACAAACAAAGATCCAGGTGCTGTGTTGTATTTTAATACCAAAAAACGCATTTTAAGTGTACAACAAAGTATGAATCAACCTGTTCAAGAAGATGAATGGTTAAAACAATATCGCTATGGTGGTTATGTCATTGATGATGGCAGTCATCAAAGTTTACTGAATTTAGACTCTGCTTTTGATAAACGTTCTTCAGTGATACCTGTCACATATGTCAAAAGTAGAAATGAATATAAGGGACAAATTCTTACAAAAGATCAATTAAGTATTTTATTTGAAAAAATCAGTGATCATATTTATGAACTTTATCAACAAATGATGGAAGGGCATATTGAAATTGCCCCTAAGGGAAGTGACGAAAAAGCAACGCATACGCTTGTCAATCCATGTTTCTATTGCCCATATCATAGTGTTTGTGGCTTTGATGTTTTTTACAACGATTATCAGCTTGTTAAATTTTTAGATGTTGAAAGTATATTAGGAGGTGAAGAAGATGCCATTTAATGCCGGTCAGTTAAAAGCCATCCAACAAAGAGATTCTTCTATTTTAGTCAGTGCCCCTGCAGGAAGTGGAAAAACAAAAATTCTTGTCAGTCGTATTATTGAACTTTTAAAAGAAGGATATGAAATTTCAGATTTTTTGGTCGTAACCTTTACACAGGCAGCCGGTCATGAAATGAAACAAAGATTGACTGAGGAACTCAACGAACTTGTTTCATCTCCTATTGATGACAAACTCAAAACGCATCTGCAACGTCAGTTATTTAACCTACCCCATGCTTATATTACTAACTTCCACGGTTTTTGTAATTTATTACTTATGAAATATGGTTATCTTGTCGGTGTGATGCCAGGTTTTGAAATCAATAGCGATCCAACAATGATTAAAAAAGAAGCCCTTCAGGAATGTTTAAATCAATGGATTCAAGATAAAAAGATTCGTGATTTTTTAACTCTTTATTTTCCAGGATATTCTTTAGATGATTTTCAATCATTACTTTTATCCATTGATGATATATCTCATTCTATTGACCATTTCTATGATTTTATTGAACAAATGTTAAACGCTTATTATCAAAACCTTTCATCCTTAGAAGATTGGCCTTTGTTTCCATATTTGAAAAGTCTTTTCTATGATGAATTAACAATGGCTATGAATAAACTGATTGAATTACAAATCTTTTGTGAAGACAATCAGCTTGTTGATTTTTATGAAAGACCTGATGAACAAACAGAAAGAAATCAATTATTACCTGTGCCTTTTGAAGCCTATTATGATTATTTAGATGAACGTTTACAGGCTTTATCTCATAATATCACTTATGATACGCTTATTTCATTAATGAAGGCTTCAGTGGAAAGATCTTATACAATGTCTTGGAAAGAAGTTGACCCTTCTATTAAAGCAACATTTACAAAAATGAAAACAAATGTTTTCGCTTCTTATCAAAAGGCTGTTAAGTCTTATTTAGAAAAAGATAGCGCAGACTTTATTCAAAAGTTAAATGTCAGTAGTGAAGCTATTAATATGTTGTTGGGTAAAGGACACCTGTTAGATCAATTCCAACAGGCTTATCAACAAAGAAAAAAGAATTAAATCAATTAGATTTTGCTGATTTAGAAAATTATACACATCAATTGTTGTTACCGGAATATGGTGTTGTTGATATTTTATATCATCGTTTAAAAGAAATTATGATTGATGAATATCAGGATACAAATCAAATCCAAGAATCTTTGATTGCGCTCATTGCAAAGTATCAAAAACCAAATATTCCTTTATTTATGGTTGGCGATATGAAACAGTCTATTTATCGTTTTAGACAGGCTGATCCTCAAATTTTCCTTGATAAATACAATCATTTTTCTTTAACTGATGAAGAATGTTATGAAAGTCAGACAAGAAGAATCGATCTTGTTTTTAATTATCGTTCTTCAAAGATTGTTTTAGATTCTATTAATTTTATCTTTAATCAAATTATGGATAGTCGTATTGGTGGATTAGAATATTATTTAGATGATAGTGCTCGTTTAAATTATGACTATGATGGAAAAGAAAAAGGTCATCAAAAAGAGGCTCGTGAGCGTTTCTTTAAAGATGATATGAAAAAGACAGAAATTTTGATTGATATTTATAATCCTGATTCACCTATGGATAAGGAACAATATGAAGCCCATATGGTAGCTCAAAAAATACTAAAGTTAAAAGAAACAATGACTTTAGATGGACATCAGGTATCTTATAAAGATATGGTCGTGTTAATGCGTTCAACAACATCTTTTTTAACATTCAAAAAAGTTTTTGATCAATACCATATTCCTAATCATATTGTTTTATCACAAGGTTTTTTCAAAGCCAATGAAATTGAAAACATGTTAACATTCTTAAAAGCGATTGATAATCCTTATCATGATGTTGCCTTGTTGAGTGTTATCAATCAACCTTATACATGTTCATATATTTCTTTGGATAAGATTGCAAAAATGAGAATAGAATATCCTGATTTATCTCTATATGAAATGTTGCAAGCATCTGATGATGAACAAATTCAAAACTTTTTACAGACATTTGAAGATTTAAGACAATATGCATATCATCATTCACCTTATGAATTATTAAAAGCTATTTATGAAGTCACTGATTATCCATTGTTTGTTTGTCAACTTGTTAATGGTGGACAAAGAAAAGCCAATTTAGAACTGTTGCTTGAACTTGCCAAAAACAACCAACAACAATATCCTTATCTTTATGATTTTATTGAGATGATGGAACAATCACAAGATATCGCACCAGCCATTGTGGCTTCACAAAATGATGATTATGTAGAATTTATGACCATTCACAAATCAAAAGGTCTTGAATTTCCTATTGTCTTTGTCTGTCAAACACATAAACAATTCAATACCCAAGATAGTAAAGAACGTTTTATGATTGATAAACAATTAGGTATTGCCTTGAAACCTCGTGTTTATGTGGAAAGCGAAGAATTTGGTCAACTGACAGTTGAATATGATAATTGTTATCGTAATATGATTGCTAGACATCAATTAGATGAAGCCATCAATGAAGAAATGCGTATTTTGTATGTTGCTTTAACACGTGCTTCACAAAAACTTATTCTTACGGGTGTTATTAAAAGTCTTGATGAAATAAAAGATATTATGAACAAACTGATTATCAATGAACATCCTGATATTTATCACAAACAAGGCGCTGATCATGTTTTATTGTATGATCGTTTACGTAAAACCAACCAATATCTCACATGGATTCTTGCTTCTATTCTCAGACATCCTCAAGTCCTTAAAGAATGTTTAGAAGTTGAAGAATTATCCCCTCTTGCGAAAAAACTTCAAGGCTATCACTTTGAAAAACATCTCACATTTGATTCAACAGAACATGCCATGTTTTCTCTAACATTGATGTATAATCAAGATATTGAAAATGGGATGACATCTTCTTCAAAGCAAACACTTTCTGTGGACAATAAAACACAGGAATATTATCAACACTTTACTTATCCTTATGATACAACGAAACCTTTAACTTTAGCTGTCACAAAATTACCAAATGTTCATGATCACGTGTATGGATTAATTGGTGATGAAAGTGAAAGTATGACTATCAGTGCTACGGATAAAGGGACACTTGTTCATTTACTTTTAAGTTATTTGACATTTCAAGACGATCATCTTGATTCATTAATTCAGCAACTTTATGATGAAGCATTGATTGATGAAATTGGTCAAGATGTTTTATATGATTATCAAAAACAAATACAGGGATTTATAGATAGTCCATATTATCAAATGATTCAACAGGCAAGTTATGTTTATAAAGAAAAATCCTTTGCCTATTACGATAAAAATCTCCAACAGACTATTCATGGTATTTTTGACTTAGTCTTTATATATCAAAATCAAGTTTATGTTTTAGATTACAAGACTGATCGTATTAAAAAAGACAATCTAGATGAACAATTAATACAAAAACATCAAGTTCAACTTGATTATTATAAAAAAGTCTTGAAAGATATGTATCATCAAGATGTTCATGCGATTGTTTATTATTTACATATTTCTCGTGGTGTTGAATTTTAAAGGAGCTGATTTTCAGCTCCTTTAAAAATATCTTCTTCTTTTGTTTCTAAATGAATATTTATATGTCATTGTATAACGAGGATGATTTTGATAAACCATATATAATCCTATACATTCAATTGGAATCAACAAAGCAAGTGTTAATGTTAAATCTGGTAAAACCAATAAATGCTGATTGAAAACACCCAATAAAAAAGTTATAAGAAATATAAAGATTGTAAATATTTTACCTAACTTCATCAAAACTGTTCCTTCAGCTTTTTTAAGATTTAAAAATTCTAATCCAATGAATAGTCCAATAATAAAGACAATCGCTGTCTGTTCCATTCCTACATTTTGCATAAAAGCTACACAAATGATTGTGATATAGGGCATAACCATTCCTAAAATTTTATTCATATTCAACACCTCGTCTTTTCTATCATTATAATTGACATATCTTGTCGTTTCAAGTCAAAGATGAGAAAATATGAATGTCTTTAGGAATCTATTTGACATGATCTTTTACAATAAATGAACAGGAAAAGAATCTCGCTAAATCTTAACGAAATTCTTTATGTGCATTATTGAAACATTTGATAAACATCATTTTCATTATGTATATCTAAATGTTAAACAACTCTTCTTCATTGCTTTCATTAATTTTCTTTAAAAGTTCTGGTGTGAGTATTCCTAATGCATTTTTAAGTTGTAAAATGACTATTTGTAATAAGGTTTCCATCTTTCCTATTTGTTTTCCTTCTTCTCTATTTCGCTCCATTTTACAGGCTATGATATTTCTCTCTCGCTCTATGTCATAGCTTTTCAATAAGCCATCTTCATTTATCATATATTGTTGATGCATATTCATGACCTCCTTTATTAAATCACTTTCTTCACTGTTTGGATGTGGTTGATCATATGTAAATAAATATCCTAATTGTTCCATTTCTGGCAATGGCTTTTCCATATCAAATGCCTCCTTCAATAGTTGTAATTGTAATAAAACTGTTTTCACTTTCTCTCCGCTGTATCTGATTCTTTTGTCAATATCACCTTTTTGTATCACATGATAATAATGAGATAGATTTTGAATCGGCTTTCCAGTATATATAATAATCTGATAGACATTCTTTAAATGTATGTACTCTACACCAACTTTTTCCTGATAATCAATAAGACGTTCACTGTATCTTAAAAAAACGAATCTTATCTTCCAATTGAATATCATAGTTATTCATTTCAAAATCATATAA carries:
- a CDS encoding UvrD-helicase domain-containing protein, which gives rise to MPFNAGQLKAIQQRDSSILVSAPAGSGKTKILVSRIIELLKEGYEISDFLVVTFTQAAGHEMKQRLTEELNELVSSPIDDKLKTHLQRQLFNLPHAYITNFHGFCNLLLMKYGYLVGVMPGFEINSDPTMIKKEALQECLNQWIQDKKIRDFLTLYFPGYSLDDFQSLLLSIDDISHSIDHFYDFIEQMLNAYYQNLSSLEDWPLFPYLKSLFYDELTMAMNKLIELQIFCEDNQLVDFYERPDEQTERNQLLPVPFEAYYDYLDERLQALSHNITYDTLISLMKASVERSYTMSWKEVDPSIKATFTKMKTNVFASYQKAVKSYLEKDSADFIQKLNVSSEAINMLLGKGHLLDQFQQAYQQRKKN
- a CDS encoding 3'-5' exonuclease, which gives rise to MPTGLSTKKKELNQLDFADLENYTHQLLLPEYGVVDILYHRLKEIMIDEYQDTNQIQESLIALIAKYQKPNIPLFMVGDMKQSIYRFRQADPQIFLDKYNHFSLTDEECYESQTRRIDLVFNYRSSKIVLDSINFIFNQIMDSRIGGLEYYLDDSARLNYDYDGKEKGHQKEARERFFKDDMKKTEILIDIYNPDSPMDKEQYEAHMVAQKILKLKETMTLDGHQVSYKDMVVLMRSTTSFLTFKKVFDQYHIPNHIVLSQGFFKANEIENMLTFLKAIDNPYHDVALLSVINQPYTCSYISLDKIAKMRIEYPDLSLYEMLQASDDEQIQNFLQTFEDLRQYAYHHSPYELLKAIYEVTDYPLFVCQLVNGGQRKANLELLLELAKNNQQQYPYLYDFIEMMEQSQDIAPAIVASQNDDYVEFMTIHKSKGLEFPIVFVCQTHKQFNTQDSKERFMIDKQLGIALKPRVYVESEEFGQLTVEYDNCYRNMIARHQLDEAINEEMRILYVALTRASQKLILTGVIKSLDEIKDIMNKLIINEHPDIYHKQGADHVLLYDRLRKTNQYLTWILASILRHPQVLKECLEVEELSPLAKKLQGYHFEKHLTFDSTEHAMFSLTLMYNQDIENGMTSSSKQTLSVDNKTQEYYQHFTYPYDTTKPLTLAVTKLPNVHDHVYGLIGDESESMTISATDKGTLVHLLLSYLTFQDDHLDSLIQQLYDEALIDEIGQDVLYDYQKQIQGFIDSPYYQMIQQASYVYKEKSFAYYDKNLQQTIHGIFDLVFIYQNQVYVLDYKTDRIKKDNLDEQLIQKHQVQLDYYKKVLKDMYHQDVHAIVYYLHISRGVEF